CTGGGAAGAGTACATGGAAGTTTACAGAACCGAAGTTGATATTGATGCTTATCTAGATGAACTAACAGCAGAAGCACGTAGAAGAGCAGAACTGGCTGAGTAAAGTAGAAACTAAGGTTACGTCTTAAAGTAAATCTTTGGTAAGATTACAGAAAATAGGGGTGTCAGATTATGGCATAGTGCCATATAAGGCACCCCATATTTAAAGCAGATAGACTTATGAACTTAGAGTGGAGGCACTACTATGAATAAACGAAAACCCTATTATATTATTATAGCTGCCTTATGCTTTGCAACTATAATAAGTTTTTTCCTCCCCTATCTACATCTTCCTAAGCAAAATGATGTAGAAGGTGACGGATATAAAATTGATACTGCTATGGCAGCACTTAATAGTAATATTATAAAAAAGGTGGCCAAGGAATCAGGCATTCCAAAGAATATTGTATATAATACAGCGAAAAATATAATTAACGGTAAGGATAGACAGACAATTGAAAGCAGATTAAAAGAGAATGAGTATTACATTATTGATATTCTGACAGAAAAGATGAATGAGAAGGTAGCCGAGTTAGATGAGTGGGGTAGTCTTGAGAAGAGAACATATTCTTATTTTGATATGATAGATTTATCAGCCTCCGTTATTAAATATCTAGAAAGAGATATTGTAAGTGCGTTTTTAGTGATTTTGACATTGATAATGACAGTGGTATTATCATATATATCAGGCTTTGTTATGTTATTTAGAAAGAAGCTTACGTCATATAAAGTGGTTAAGATATTATCGCTGATAAATATATTTATGTCTTTTGTAGGAATTTTGTCAATTAATGCAATTGGTATTGGGGCTTTGCAAGTTGATAAATTCTATAAAGAAAACTTTGGTATTGGGTTTTTAGTTATTGCTGCCATGAATTTCGTAATACTTTTAATTGCTGTAATAGGTAATTTACATGAAAGTTGGGCAGGAATAGTAACTTTCAAGATGATAATGAGACAAAAGCAGCTTATGCTGATGACATTACCCTTTATAGTATATGTAGTTGTATTCTATTTTGGGCCTTTAACCGGTTGGATAATGGCTTTTCAGAATCATAAACCGGCAGCCGGTGCTAATCAGATGTTTGTAGCATGGGATAAGTTTATTTACTTATTAACAGAAAAAGATTTCCTTTTAGCCTTTAGAAATACCCTGGCTATGAGTTTGATAAATCTGGTATTTAGTTTTATATTTGCTATAGGATTTGCACTATTACTAAACGAAGTAGTAAATGTGAAAGGCAAGAAGCTTGTTCAGACAGTTTCTTATCTTCCCCACTTCCTATCTTGGATTATAGTGGCAGCCATAGTAAAAAATGTATTGGCTGTAGATGGAGGAATTCTTAACGAATTGCTTGTTAATTGGGGATTTATAGATGCTCCTATAAACTTCTTCGCCGATGGTAAATATTTCTGGTGGATAGTTGGATTAGCTGTTGTATGGAAGGAAACAGGATGGAACAGTATTATATATCTGGCTTCCATAACATCAATTAATCCTGATCTATATGAGGCAGCCTCCATTGACGGCGCAGGTAGATTTAAAAAGATGATTCATATTACACTGCCGGGTATTAAAGCAACCATATTTGTATTGTTGATTATAAATCTTGGTATGGTTATGAATTCGGGATTTGAAGCACAGTTACAATTAAAAAATGACTTAATAAAGAATACGGCAGAGGTAATAGATACATATGTACTTAATAAGTCCTTCTTCCAAGGTGCAGATTTCTCGATTGGTACTGCAGCAGGTATATTTAAGAGTGTAATCAGTATCCTCCTGGTTTCTATAGCTAACAGAACGGCTAAGGCCTTTGACCAGGAAAGATTATATTAGGAGGAGGGATTAACTTGAGTAGAAAAAACAAAAATCATATAAAAAAGAGTCCTTTCGATATAGCATTTATTATTGTAAATACCATAGTACTAACGCTTTTTTGTGTAGTAACTTTGTATCCTATATTAAATACCTTAGCTATATCATTTAACGAAGCAGTAGATACTTTAACAGGTGGAATACGACTCTTACCTAGAAAATGGACTTTGCAGAATTATAAAGCTGTGTTTAATATGAAAAGTTTGGTGAGGGGTGCTTATATATCAGTACTTAGAACAGTTATAGGAACCTTTTTGCAAACATTTGTAACTGCTATGCTTGCTTATATTCTTTCTAGAAAAGAGTTTTACTTTAATAAACAGGTATCCTTAATATATGTTCTTACCATGTATGTAAATGCCGGAATAATACCGACACTGTTATTATATCAAAAATTACATTTGACTAATAATTTCTGGGTGTATATAATTCCGGGTTTGGTATCTGCATTTAATATGATAGTTATACGAACATTTATGAATGGTCTGCCGGATAGCTTTGTAGAGTCAGCTCAAGTTGACGGTGCGGGGCATATAAGAATATTTTTAAGGATTATATTACCCCTTTGTAAACCGGTATTAGCTACAGTGGCATTATTTGTAGCAGTAGGTCAATGGAACTCATGGTTTGATGCTATGATATACAATGCACAAAGAGAGGATTTAACAACCTTACAGTATGAGCTGATGAAACTGTTGTCTGCAATAAATCAGCAATCCGGAGATCCTAATGCAATAAAACATGCTTCTAGCATGGTAACACCGGAATCAGTAAGGGCGGCTGCAACTATGGTTACCGCATTTCCCATAGTATGTCTCTATCCTTTCTTACAGAGATATTTTGTAACCGGACTGACTATCGGTGGAGTTAAAGAATAAAGAGGAACTTGTTTTAGTATATCTACATAAAGCCATTTCAAAAGATTATATATGTTTTTTGAAATGGCTTTTTCTTTTGCTTGAAATCTAGTAAGTTTGTTTGTAAAATGGTAACTAAGTTTATCATTATAAAATTTTTAATTAGGGGAAAAGTATGAGAATAGGATTATTAAGGCATTTCAAAGTCGATTGTCCTCATAAAAAGATGATGACCTCTCAGGAATTTCTTGAATGGTCAAGAAGATATGATATATCACAGGTGATTAAAACTAAGGTTGAAATGAATGGAGTAGAATGGGATGTCTGTTATGTAAGTGATATGCCAAGAGCAATTATAACTGCCAAAGAAGTATATAAGGGAAGTATAATAATAGACAAGCTTCTTAGAGAAGTAGACAATGCTCCTTTTATAAATACGAAAAGAATTAAGTTGCCATTTGCCTTATGGCATATATGTGGGAGGATTGCTTGGTATTTAAAATTAAAGAGCCAGCCTGAAAACAAAGAGGAAACCAGAAAAAGGATTCATGAGTTCCTAGATCGTATTGATTGGTCCAAGGAAAATATACTGATTGTATTTCATGGTTTTATGATTTATAATTTTCAAAAAGAGCTACGTAAGCTTGGCTTTAAAGGTGATAAGCTTAAGAAAGTAAAAAATGGTGTATTATACGAATATATAAAAGAAAATGAAAAGGAAGATATGGCAAGTGAAAGTCTCTCTGATTTGTGTGGGTAAGCTAAAAGAAAAATATCTAACCATGGCAGTAGATGAGTATAAAAAAAGACTTAGCAGATACTGTACCTTGGATATTATAGAGCTTCCCGATGAAAAAACTCCTGATAATGCAGGAAAAGCCTTGGAAGAAGCCATTAAAAAGAAAGAGGGCCAGAGGATATTAAGGGTACTAAAGGAGGATTCCTTTTGCATTGCCTTGGCTATTCAGGGTAATATGTTATCATCTGAGCAATTGGCATCTTATATGGAAAAACTATTTGTATCGGGAAAAAGCCATATAAGTTTTGTGATTGGGGGCTCCTTAGGTCTTTCAGAAGAAGTCCTAAAGCGGGCCCATTATCAACTTAGTTTTTCAAAAATGACCTTTCCACATCAATTGATGCGGCTTATTTTGTTGGAGCAAATTTATAGGTCTTATCGGATTATTAATAAGGAGCCGTGATTTACCGAATACATGACTCCAAATTACCCGTGCTTTTCATGTGTTATGCTAAGAACAGAAGAGAAGCGCAGGAAGGAGGCATGTTGTTATGGGTAAAATTGCAGTATATACAAGGGTTTCATCGGCACGACAGGCTGCAGATGATGCTTATTCCTTGGATGTGCAAAAAGAGAGATGCATTTTTCTTTTAAAAAGCAAAGGATATAATGATGCAGATATTGATTTCTATTGTGATGCTGGAATATCTGGAACAACTATACTAGAGAGAGACCAATTAAAAGAACTGTTGGATAAGTTAGAAAAAGGGCAGTATGATGGTATTTGCTGCTATGATTTAAGCCGTATCAGTAGAAGTATCAGCCATACACTTCAGATTTTCAAATTATTGAAGGAAAATAATTTAAGACTTTACACCTGCGATGGCGCTTTTAATGGGGATATAAATGGGCAAAATGCAAAAATTATGGTAAGTATCTACAGCATGCTCAATGAGTTATTTATTGACCAACTTAGGGAAAGGGTAATTGACGGCATGAGTAAATCTGTAGAAGCGGGGAATTATTTTGGAGGGCCGCCTCCCTATGGATACAAATATGAGTATTATTCAGTAAAGCAAGAAAATAACTTTCAAGAAAATCAAAACAGCAAAACAAAGAAAAGAGATATAAAGAAGAGGCTTATTGTAAATGAAGAAGAAAAACCTATAGTAGAATTGATTTTTACTTTGTTTGTTAGAGAAAAGTATAGTATAAAAAATGTAGCCCAGCACCTAAATTTACATGGTTATAAAACAAGAGCGGGAAAACAATTTGCAACTGCAACTGTTCAAAAAATTTTAGAAAATCCTGTATATTGTTCGAGACTTTTTTGGGCAAAACGTAGGCAGAAGAAAAAAACAGAAGAAGGTGTGCGGGTTTGGGAAAAGAAAACTATATTTGATGTAAACTTTTATGATTTGCCTTTAGGAAACCATCAAGCAATAATTCCGGAAGATGTTTTTCTTGAAGCATTAGAGCGTTTACGCAGCAGAAGAAAAGTTAGAGTAAATGAAAATACAGCAGATGCCATGCGTGGGATTACAAAACAGCAGTTTGACGATGCAAATAAAAAAATGTTTATAAATATTTTAAGATGTCCTGGATGTGGCGGAAGAATGACATCCTCTCTACAGCCAGCACCTAAATTGGCCAATGGAAAAAGAGGTAAAGCAAAAGTATATTATAAATGCAATAGTTTTAATGCGGGTCGGAACTACTGCGATGGCTATTATTCAGTACAAGAAGAGCGAGCGTTTAATCTGATAAAAGAAGATTTTTTTAAGCGACTTAAAGAAGCATTTATGTTAGTTAAAGAATATCAGCAATATATTTACGAGAAATACGGAACTGATGAACAAATGCTTTTTGATAAGGAGATTGCCAAAATTAAAGATGAAATAAAGATACTTGAGAAAAATAAAACTAGGTTAGTATCAAAGTTGGATACTTTGATTGAACGCCAACTATTAGAGGATTCTGGAACCTTTAAATATGAAAGGCTTCAGAAAATGATAAATGACACAGAAATTGATATTGCAAAAGTTCAACAACTAATAACGGAACAGCAAAATAATATCAAACAAGCAGAAAGACGTAAAGAAGCCCTGTTAAAGGAAAGTCGGGAACAAGAACAGTTTGACAATATAGAAGACTATTTTTCTTCATTACCACTATTGCAAAAAAGACAACTACTTGAAAAAGTTTATTCAAGGATTGTAATAAACACTATCAGTAATGCAAGATATGGACCAAAAAAATTAGAAATTAAAGAAATTGAATATAATCAGTATTCCAGTACTGTAGGGCTTTGCAAGATTCTTGGAGTTCAGGATTTCAAAGAATTTAATAACTACCTCAAAACAAAGGGGAAGGAATTGAATATATTAGAACAGCATTATGGCGATGTAGAAGAATACCTAAAGGATATAGAATCAAGTCATGTGAGCAGCAGGTTTCGGAATTATATAGAAGAATTGGATGCTACCAGAGATAAGAGTAATGATGAATTCATTGAAGAACTTATTGATGAATGTTTAGAGGAAACTGAGCAAGTATCGGAAAATATGACGCTGGATGAAATAATCAAAAACTTTGATAAAACATATGAGGAATTTAAATTCAAGTATTTCTTAAAAAAAGTACTGCAAAATGAAAAGGTTCTTACCTGATGGGTAAGGACTATTTATTTTATTTTTTAACTAAAAAATTTTTTTAGAACAACACGAAAATCCAAAGAATGATATCAAACTAGTCATTTGCTTGTATTTTTGATAGTATTTTTATTTTACTTGCGAGTTTGTTCTTCGAAGAGAAAATAAAATACCATTTTAGATTAAAGAAAGCCCTTATTTTTTTATGATATAATATGTCTTATTTAATTTGGAAAGGTGTTTACTATGGATAGTACAAAATTTGAAACTTTTTTTAAAAAAGTGTGGGACAAAAGTAATATCTTGATTGATGCAAATAATTTCAATTTAAAAACTTTAACTGTTATTTTATTTCTGGGAAGGCACCAAATTGAACTAGGCGAAGAAATAACGTTCAATTTAAATCAAATTAGAGAATTGCTCGGTCTTGAAGATTCTATATATTCCTATCGTCGAATTGAAAATGCTATTTTTTACTTTAAAATCAATTTCTATAAATGTAAATTGAAAAATAACCGAGAACGGATTGCCCATGTTATTAAAGCATTTGAAAAACCAATGAATGATATTTACTTTAATAAAGAATGGAGGGTTGAAATCGATAGTGTTCTCCGAGAACAGATTCTCCAATCTAATTTCCATGATTTGTGTACAGAAATGGACAAATGAAATAATATTCCTATCTACTATGCTATTTAGCAGGTTGTGCAAAGGGAGATAAAGAAAAGCCTAGTGGAATTAGGAATACCAATTAGAAAAACTTTTCAATATCAAAGCAGGGCAAAGATTTTGATATTAAAAGAATTGTTGGATAAACAACAGTTATAACTAATTGTTACCTTATTAAAACAGGCAAATGGAATGAAAAGTCATTAAATTAGCCTATATAAGAAGAAAGATAATAAAGTGCAAAAAATAATTCTATATTAATTTTAATAATTAATAAAATTTGTAAAGAAGCGAAAATTTTAATAAAATACTTGAAATAGTTCATTATGATTTACTACTCTATTATTCCATCATTATACCTCCATTAAGGATTAATATAATAATTGAATAAGGTATTTATTGTAAAAAAGGCATTTTTATAATGCCTTTTTTACATTTTTAATTCTATCTATTATTCAAATTGCTAATTCTTGGACACTTATGATAAAATATTGATAAGTGTGGCATCTATGTTTAGGATTTAAATATTAGGACTGGGGTGATATTTGTGAATAAGAAAGATTTATCTGAAAGGGATATATGCTCCAAGTACATAACACCATCCTTGATAAATGCAGGATGGGATTTAGAAAGACAAATTAGAGAGGAAGTTTCCTTTACTGATGGGAGAATCATTGTTAGAAAAAAATTGGTTACAAGAGGAGAAAGGAAAAGAGCGGACTATATACTCTATTATAAGTCCAATATACCTCTTGCTATTATAGAAGCAAAAGATAATAAGCATCCAGTGGGGGCTGGTATGCAGCAGGCTTTGAAATATGCAGAGATTCTGGACATTCCATTTGTTTTTTCGAGCAACGGGGATGCATTTTTGGAACATGACAGAACTATTAGTGTGGGCAGTAAAGAAAGAGAAATACCACTTAACCAGTTCCCATCTCCCGAAGAACTATGGAGCAGGTACAAGAAAGCAAAAGGGCTTAGTGAAAGAGAAGAAGAAATTGTTACACAGGAATACTATTTTGAACAAAATGGCAAAAGCCCAAGATATTATCAGCGCATTGCCATAAACAGAACGGTAGAGGCAATTGCCAAAGGTCAAAATCGAATTTTGCTTGTCATGGCTACTGGCACAGGGAAAACCTATACAGCCTTTCAAATTATCTATAGGCTTTGGAAGTCCAGGGCTAAAAAGAGAATCTTATTTTTAGCCGATAGGAATATTTTAGTAGACCAGACTATGGCAAATGATTTTAAATATTTCGGCGATAAAATGACGAAAATCACCAATAGAAAAATAGACAAAGCCCATGAAATTTATTTAGCCCTATACCAAGGAATTTCAGGTGAAGATGAATTTAAAAATGTATATAAGCAGTTTTCACCAGAGTTTTTTGATTTAATCATTATTGACGAGTGCCATAGGGGAAGCGCCAAAGAAGATTCTGCTTGGAGAGAAATATTAGAATACTTCCATCCTGCCACCCAAATAGGGCTTACGGCAACACCGAAGGAAACAAAGGATGTATCAAACATAGAATACTTTGGTGAACCTATTTACACCTACTCATTAAAACAGGGAATCGAAGACGGTTTCCTCGCCCCATACAAAGTCATAAGAGTAATATTGGATAGAGATGTAGAAGGTTATAGGCCGGAAAAAGGGAAAAGGGACAAGTATGGCTTTGAAATTGAGGATAGAGAATATAATATAAAGGATTTTGATAAAAACTTAGTCATTGAAAACCGGACAGAGATTGTTGCCAAAAAAGTGTCTGATTACTTAAAAAAGAATAATTCCAGATTTGCCAAGACAATTTTCTTCTGTGTAGATATTGAGCATGCCGAAAGGATGAGGCAGGCACTTGTCAATGAAAATGCAGATTTAGTAGCAGAGAATCCCAAATATGTCATGAGAATCACAGGGGATAACGAAGAAGGCAAGGCTGAACTGGATAATTTTATAGACCCTGCTAGCAAATACCCTGTTTTGGTTACAACAAGTAAATTAATGACCACAGGAGTGGATGCTCAGACTTGTCAGTTCATCGTTTTAGATGCTAATATTAATAGCATGATTGAATTCAAACAAATTATTGGGAGAGGTACAAGAATAAGAGAGGATTATGGCAAACAGTATTTTACCATAATAGACTTCAGAGGAGTCACTAAATTATTTGCAGACCCAGATTTTGATGGAGACCCTGTAAGCGTTAAAACAACTACAGGAGAAATTCCTACGGAGGAAGAAGAGCCTTCAGATAATGGTACATGTACTGATATTGAAAATGAAGATAATAATGGAAGTGATGTCACTGATGTTAATATTCCACCAGATATTATAGATGGAGGAGAGATTAATGAAACTCCAGCCAAGTATTATGTAAATGATGTTCCTGTAAAGGTAATACATGAAAGAGTTTATTACTATGACAAGGATGGCAAACTTATAACAGAGTCATTAATATCTTATACCAGGAAAAATATTAAAAATGAATTTAAAACTCTTGATGAATTTCTAAGAAAATGGAATGAATCAGAGAGAAAAGAAGCCATATTAAAAGAATTAGAAGAAAGAGGAGTACTCCTTGAAGAACTCAAAGAAGAAGTGGGAAAGGATTTAGACCCATTTGATTTAATTTGTCATGTAGCCTTTGACATGCCTCCTCTCACAAGAAAAGAAAGGGCTAATAATGTAAAGAAGAGAAACTACTTTACAAAATACGGAGAAAGTGCAAGGGAAGTATTGGAAGCACTGCTGGAAAAGTATGCTGACGAAGGAATTGAAAATCTTGAGAACCTAGAAATACTCAAGGTTCCTGATTTTAAAAGATTTGGCTCTCCTCTTGAAATAGTTAAGAAATTTGGTGGAAAGCAAAAATATCTGGAAGCCATTAAAGAATTAGAAAAGGAAATATACACTGCATAATTAGGAAGGTGATGTACAAATGTCAATATCAGCAATTATAAAAGCAGTTCAGGATATTATGCGTCAGGATGCTGGCGTAGATGGAGATGCCCAAAGAATATCCCAACTCGTATGGATGATATTTTTAAAGGTGTTTGATGCAAAAGAAGAGGAATGGGAACTAATGGATGATGATTACACCCCAATTATTCCAGAAGGATTACGCTGGAGGGATTGGGCTGCTGATGATGAAGGAATTACAGGAGATGAACTTTTAGATTTTGTAAATAATAAACTATTTAAAGAATTAAAAGAAATGGAACTGGATGAAAACAGTAATCCAAAGGCTTTTATTGTAAAGGCCGTTTTTGAGGATTCCTATAACTATATGAAATCTGGAACCTTAATGAGGCAGGTAATCAATAAGTTAAATGAAATAGACTTCACAACTCAAAAAGACAGGCATTTATTTAATGATATCTATGAAAGCATATTAAGGGATTTACAAAGTGCAGGGAATGCAGGAGAATACTATACTCCAAGACCCGTAACTCAGTTCATGGTAGATATGGTTAACCCACAATTGGGAGAGAAGGTTTTGGACTTTGCCTGTGGTACTGGCGGCTTCCTTGTTTGTGCCTTGGAGCATTTAAAGAAGCAAGTAAAAAACATAGAAGATGAAAAAACTCTACAGGAGACCATATTAGGCATTGAAAAGAAACCTTTACCCTACATGCTGGCAGTAACAAATTTAATTCTCCATGATATCGATGAACCAAAGATAAGGCATGACAATTCATTAACTCGCAATGTAAGGGATTATAAGCCTATAGACAAAGTGGATATTATTGTGACTAATCCACCTTTTGGCGGAATTGAGGAAGATGGAATCCAGGTAAATTTTCCGCAACAATTTCAAACAAAGGAAACTGCTGACCTTTTTATGGTGCTTTTAATGTATCTGTTGAAAGATAACGGAAGGGCTGCAATTGTACTACCTGATGGATTCCTTTTCGGTGAAGGTGTAAAGACTACCATAAAGGAGAAATTGCTTGAGGAATTTAATCTTCATACAATAGTAAGGCTGCCTAATGGTGTATTTGCTCCATATACAGATATAAATACTAATCTTCTATTCTTTGAAAAAGGAAAATCAACAAAAGAAATTTGGTTCTTTGAGCATCCATTACCAGAAGGATATAAGAAATATACAAAGACAAAGCCAATAAGATATGAAGAGTTTGAACTTGAAAAACAGTGGTGGAATAACAGAGAAGAGAATGAATATGCTTGGAAGGTTAGTATAGAGGAGATAAAGAGCAGGAATTATAATCTGGATATTAAGAATCCTAATAAAGATAAACCAGATGATATTTTATCCTCTTCAGAATTGATATTAAAATTGGAGTCAAACATTAACAAATCAATTGCATTAATAAATAAAATTAAAATGGTGGTAAAAAAATGAAGGCATCTGAAAAGTTTAGATATTATATTAACAGTCCCATTGCATATATTAGTTATTATTTTACAGAATATCTCTTAAATTATGTTAAGAAAGAAAAATTAGAAATATATGTGGATGAAATAAAAACAGGAAAAACACCATCTAAAAACAATAAAGAATATTATAATAAAGAAGAATTTTCATGGTTTAAACCAGATGAAATAGGATATGAAATGTATTTATCTGAGTCGCAAAACAAAATCTCGAATTTGGCTGTTGAAAAAAAACAAGCAACTGTGTTTAAAAAGAATACATTGCTTATAACTTGTATTGGTGATATAGGAAGATTAGGTATATTAAAAAAAGAGGCTTCTTCAAATCAACAAATAACAGGAATATTATTTAAAGATAAAATACTTCCAGAATATGCATTCTATTATTTGTTATGTAGAAAAAATTTGTTTGAAGATAAATCTTCTTCTACTACTCTACCTATTTTAAATCAGAAAAAATTATTAAATATTGAAGTTAGATGTCCTAACTTTGAAATTCAGCGAGAATTCGTATCTTTTATGAATTATTGTATGAAATGTTTAGAAGACAGTAAAATACCATCATTTTTTAATTTTAATTTAGACAACCAAATATTCGAGTTTTCAAAAAAAGTTTTTGAATGTTACTATTTGCATATGCAATTACAAGAAACTAATGAAATAAATGCTATCTTAATATCAAAACTCCGCCATAGCATTCTTCAAGAAGCCGTACAGGGGAAACTTGTGCCGCAAGACCCTAATGATGAACCGGCAAGTGTTCTTTTAGAAAGAATAAAAGAAGAAAAAGAAAGGCTTATAAAGGAAGGCAAAATTAAAAAAGAAAAACCTCTGCCACCTATTTCAGAAGATGAAATTCCCTATGAATTACCAAAGGGATGGGAGTGGGTGAGGTTAGGTGATATTGGCGACTGGGGAGCAGGAGCAACACCATCAAGGCGTAATCCAAAATACTATAATGGTGAAATATTGTGGTTAAAAACAGGTGAGTTAAAGGATGGATATATAGATGATTCAGTAGAAAAAATCACTGAACTGGCACTAAAAGAGTGTTCGCTAAGATTAAATAAGCCTGGTGATATTTTAATTGCAATGTATGGAGCCACAATAGGCAAACTTGGAATATTAAATGTAGAAGCAACTACCAACCAAGCATGTTGTGGTTGTACT
This genomic interval from Herbinix luporum contains the following:
- a CDS encoding restriction endonuclease subunit S; translated protein: MKASEKFRYYINSPIAYISYYFTEYLLNYVKKEKLEIYVDEIKTGKTPSKNNKEYYNKEEFSWFKPDEIGYEMYLSESQNKISNLAVEKKQATVFKKNTLLITCIGDIGRLGILKKEASSNQQITGILFKDKILPEYAFYYLLCRKNLFEDKSSSTTLPILNQKKLLNIEVRCPNFEIQREFVSFMNYCMKCLEDSKIPSFFNFNLDNQIFEFSKKVFECYYLHMQLQETNEINAILISKLRHSILQEAVQGKLVPQDPNDEPASVLLERIKEEKERLIKEGKIKKEKPLPPISEDEIPYELPKGWEWVRLGDIGDWGAGATPSRRNPKYYNGEILWLKTGELKDGYIDDSVEKITELALKECSLRLNKPGDILIAMYGATIGKLGILNVEATTNQACCGCTPFSQVYNRYLFYLLLSLREEFKGQGAGGAQPNISKQKIINTIAPLPPLNEQKRIVEKVDQLMALCDELEKNIEQSKKDSEMLMQSVLQEAFKEA